The proteins below come from a single Nocardiopsis gilva YIM 90087 genomic window:
- a CDS encoding tRNA (adenine-N1)-methyltransferase — translation MTGIHGRRGPFEDGDSVQLTDPKGRMHTITLRAGTAFHTHRGRLDHDDLIGQPEGSVVRSTSGTAYVALRPLLSDFTLSMKRGATIVYPKDAAQIIAQADIFRGARVIEAGAGSGSLSCWLLRAVGDEGMVSSYERREDFAEIARNNVERYFGGPHPAWRLTVGDLAESISDTDVDRVILDMLAPWECLDAVAKALIPGGVLCAYVATTTQLSRVVEELREHGAFYEPHAWETMMRNWHVEGLAVRPDHKMIGHTGFLVTARRLADGAQAPDRRRRPAKGAYGEDYRKARGAREGGGTAAKEAAPSASADRAETVTDGHGSDAE, via the coding sequence GTGACCGGCATCCACGGCCGCCGCGGACCCTTCGAAGACGGCGACAGCGTGCAGTTGACCGACCCCAAGGGGCGGATGCACACCATCACCCTGCGCGCCGGCACGGCGTTCCACACCCACCGAGGACGGTTGGACCACGACGATCTGATCGGGCAGCCCGAGGGCAGTGTCGTGCGCTCGACGTCCGGGACCGCCTACGTCGCGCTGCGCCCCCTGCTCAGCGACTTCACCCTGTCGATGAAGCGCGGCGCCACCATCGTCTACCCCAAGGACGCGGCGCAGATCATCGCGCAGGCCGACATCTTCCGCGGCGCCCGTGTCATCGAGGCCGGGGCCGGATCGGGGTCGCTGTCGTGCTGGCTGCTGCGCGCCGTCGGCGACGAGGGCATGGTCTCCTCCTACGAGCGCCGCGAGGACTTCGCCGAGATCGCCCGGAACAACGTCGAGCGCTACTTCGGCGGGCCGCACCCGGCGTGGCGGCTCACCGTCGGTGACCTCGCCGAGTCCATCTCCGACACCGACGTGGACCGGGTCATCCTCGACATGCTCGCCCCGTGGGAATGCCTCGACGCTGTTGCCAAGGCCCTCATCCCCGGCGGGGTGCTGTGCGCCTACGTCGCCACCACCACGCAGCTGTCCCGCGTCGTGGAGGAGCTGCGGGAGCACGGGGCCTTCTACGAGCCGCACGCGTGGGAGACCATGATGCGCAACTGGCATGTGGAGGGCCTGGCGGTGCGGCCGGACCACAAGATGATCGGCCACACCGGCTTCCTGGTGACCGCTCGCCGCCTGGCCGACGGAGCCCAGGCGCCCGACCGCCGGCGCCGCCCGGCCAAGGGCGCATACGGCGAGGACTACCGGAAGGCGCGCGGGGCCCGCGAGGGCGGCGGCACGGCCGCCAAGGAGGCCGCGCCCTCGGCATCGGCGGACCGCGCCGAAACCGTCACCGATGGCCACGGCAGCGACGCCGAGTAG
- the arc gene encoding proteasome ATPase has product MADVAERDDERQAERDREVAELTAQVSYLEKELSVVRRKLADSPRHVRLLEDRLREAQANLAAANGQNERLVATLKEARDQIVALKEEVDRLAQPPSGFGIFLEARDDETVEIFTNGRKMRVNVSPSVDIEQLSPGQEVMLNEAFNVVEAQRFETVGEVVMLKEFLEGDRALVISNHDEERIVRLAEPLRDEPIRPGDSLLLESRSGYVYERIPKSEVEELILEEVPDIAYTDIGGLSGQIEMIRDAVELPYLHKDLFYEHRLRPPKGVLLYGPPGCGKTLIAKAVANSLARQVAQKTGHDVGKSFFLNIKGPELLNKYVGETERHIRLVFQRAREKAGEGTPVIVFFDEMDSIFRTRGSGVSSDVENTIVPQLLSEIDGVEGLENVIVIGASNREDMIDPAILRPGRLDVKIKIERPDAEAARDIFSKYITTDLPLHEDDLVEHGQSSSATVDAMIQRVVERMYTESEENRFLEVTYANGDKEVLYFKDFNSGAMIENIVDRAKKMAIKDYIDHQAKGLRVSHLMQACVDEFSENEDLPNTTNPDDWARISGKKGERIVYIRTLVSGKKGADSGRSIDTVANTGQYL; this is encoded by the coding sequence GTGGCGGACGTGGCCGAACGCGACGACGAGCGTCAGGCGGAGCGCGACCGTGAAGTCGCGGAACTCACCGCTCAGGTCTCCTATTTGGAAAAGGAACTCAGCGTAGTCCGGCGCAAGCTCGCGGACTCCCCCCGCCACGTGCGGCTCCTGGAAGACCGGCTCCGCGAGGCGCAGGCCAACCTCGCCGCGGCCAATGGTCAGAACGAGCGCCTTGTGGCAACCCTGAAGGAAGCGCGCGATCAGATCGTGGCGTTGAAGGAGGAAGTCGACCGGCTCGCGCAGCCGCCGTCCGGATTCGGCATTTTCCTGGAGGCGCGCGACGACGAGACGGTCGAAATCTTCACCAACGGCCGCAAGATGCGCGTCAATGTCAGCCCCTCGGTCGACATCGAGCAGCTGAGCCCCGGCCAGGAGGTCATGCTCAACGAGGCCTTCAACGTCGTGGAGGCCCAGCGGTTCGAGACCGTGGGCGAGGTCGTCATGCTCAAGGAGTTCCTTGAGGGCGATCGCGCACTGGTGATCTCCAACCACGACGAGGAGCGGATCGTCCGGCTGGCCGAGCCGCTGCGCGACGAGCCGATCCGGCCCGGCGACTCCCTGCTGCTCGAATCGCGGTCGGGCTATGTCTACGAGCGCATCCCCAAGTCCGAGGTCGAGGAGCTCATCCTCGAAGAGGTCCCGGACATCGCCTACACCGACATCGGCGGTCTCAGCGGGCAGATCGAGATGATCCGCGACGCTGTCGAGCTGCCGTACCTGCACAAGGACCTCTTCTACGAGCACCGGCTGCGCCCGCCCAAGGGTGTGCTGCTCTACGGTCCCCCCGGATGCGGTAAGACCCTCATCGCCAAGGCCGTGGCTAATTCACTGGCCCGGCAGGTGGCCCAGAAGACCGGCCACGACGTCGGCAAGAGCTTTTTCCTCAACATCAAAGGCCCGGAGCTGCTCAACAAGTACGTTGGCGAGACCGAGCGGCACATCCGCCTGGTCTTCCAACGGGCCCGGGAGAAGGCCGGCGAGGGCACACCGGTCATCGTGTTCTTCGACGAGATGGACTCGATCTTCCGCACCCGCGGGTCGGGCGTGTCCAGCGACGTCGAGAACACCATCGTCCCGCAGCTGCTCAGCGAGATCGATGGTGTGGAGGGGCTGGAGAACGTCATCGTCATCGGCGCCTCCAACCGCGAGGACATGATCGACCCGGCGATTCTCCGGCCGGGCCGCCTTGACGTGAAGATCAAGATCGAGCGCCCGGACGCGGAGGCAGCCCGGGACATCTTCTCCAAGTACATCACCACCGACCTGCCCCTCCACGAGGACGACCTCGTCGAGCACGGCCAGTCCTCCTCCGCCACGGTCGACGCCATGATCCAGCGCGTGGTCGAGCGGATGTACACGGAGAGCGAGGAGAACCGCTTCCTGGAGGTCACCTACGCCAACGGGGACAAGGAAGTCCTGTACTTCAAGGACTTCAACTCCGGCGCGATGATCGAGAACATCGTCGACCGCGCGAAGAAGATGGCCATCAAGGACTACATCGACCACCAGGCCAAGGGTCTTCGGGTCTCCCACCTCATGCAGGCCTGCGTCGATGAGTTCAGCGAGAACGAGGACCTGCCGAACACCACCAACCCCGACGACTGGGCCCGGATCTCCGGCAAGAAGGGCGAGCGCATCGTCTACATCCGGACTCTGGTCTCCGGCAAGAAGGGCGCGGACTCCGGCCGGTCGATCGACACCGTGGCCAACACCGGCCAGTACCTGTAG
- a CDS encoding nuclear transport factor 2 family protein, with protein sequence MAFVVQPMTDEQRKSVAFEFFRRFDRGGDVLDLFDEHADAWFPKWGVAHGRQAIGRMFGDVSQLFDSISHNLEWLKFYVAGDVVIVEGTTQGVTAKGIEWRGGVTHGGRWADVMEIRDFKIQRLFIYLDPDYGGEDTDRYPWHADGGRPTPFL encoded by the coding sequence ATGGCCTTCGTGGTCCAGCCGATGACCGACGAACAGCGCAAGTCGGTGGCGTTCGAGTTCTTCCGCCGCTTCGACCGCGGCGGGGACGTGCTCGATCTCTTCGATGAGCACGCCGACGCCTGGTTCCCCAAGTGGGGCGTCGCCCACGGCCGCCAGGCCATCGGCCGCATGTTCGGCGACGTGTCGCAGCTGTTCGACTCGATCAGCCACAACCTGGAGTGGCTGAAGTTCTACGTCGCCGGTGACGTGGTCATCGTGGAGGGCACCACCCAGGGGGTCACGGCCAAGGGCATCGAGTGGCGGGGCGGTGTCACACACGGCGGGCGCTGGGCCGACGTCATGGAGATCCGCGACTTCAAGATCCAGCGGCTCTTCATCTACCTCGACCCCGACTACGGCGGCGAGGACACCGACCGCTACCCCTGGCACGCCGACGGCGGACGCCCGACGCCCTTCCTGTAG
- the dop gene encoding depupylase/deamidase Dop produces the protein MSVRRIMGIETEYGISVPGNPGANAMVTSTQVVNAYLAASAARARKARWDFEEENPLRDARGFDLAREVADPTQLTDEDLGLANVILTNGARLYVDHAHPEYSAPEVTNPLDAVLWDKAGERVMADAARRAGAIPGVDPIQLYKNNTDNKGASYGCHENYLMRRSTPFGDIVRHLIPFFVSRQVICGAGRVGLGADGRDSGFQISQRADFFEVEVGLETTLKRPIINTRDEPHADPDKYRRLHVIIGDANMSEVSTYLKLGTTAIVLAMIEDGFISVDLSLETPVADLRAFSHDPGLSHTARLRDGRRMTAVQIQREYLDQARKYVQDRYGTDVDLETADVLDRWESTLDRLDEDPMQLAEELDWVAKLKLLEGYRSRDGLDWGHHRLQLVDLQYSDVRPERGLYNRLAGRGRMRRLLDDADVERSITEPPEDTRAYFRGRCLAQYADSVAAASWDSVIFDLPGYDSLQRVPTLEPLRGTKEHVGALLDRCATAADLVAVLAGGRR, from the coding sequence ATGAGTGTTCGGCGGATTATGGGCATCGAGACCGAGTACGGCATTTCCGTACCCGGCAACCCCGGAGCCAACGCGATGGTGACCTCCACGCAGGTGGTCAACGCCTACCTGGCGGCCTCGGCCGCGCGGGCGCGCAAGGCGCGGTGGGACTTCGAGGAGGAGAACCCGCTGCGTGACGCGCGCGGATTCGACCTCGCTCGGGAGGTGGCCGATCCCACCCAGCTCACCGACGAGGACCTCGGCCTGGCCAACGTCATCCTCACCAACGGCGCGCGGCTGTACGTCGACCATGCCCACCCCGAGTACTCCGCGCCCGAGGTCACCAACCCCCTCGACGCCGTGCTGTGGGACAAGGCCGGCGAGCGCGTGATGGCCGATGCCGCCCGCCGCGCCGGCGCGATCCCCGGTGTCGACCCCATCCAGCTCTACAAGAACAACACCGACAACAAGGGCGCCTCCTACGGCTGCCACGAGAACTACCTGATGCGCCGCTCGACCCCCTTCGGCGACATCGTCCGGCACCTCATCCCCTTCTTCGTGTCCCGCCAGGTCATCTGCGGCGCCGGACGCGTCGGCCTCGGCGCCGACGGCCGTGACAGCGGCTTCCAGATCAGCCAGCGCGCCGACTTCTTCGAGGTCGAGGTGGGCCTGGAGACCACGCTCAAGCGCCCCATCATCAACACCCGCGACGAGCCCCACGCCGACCCCGACAAGTACCGGCGGCTGCACGTCATCATCGGCGACGCCAACATGAGCGAGGTCTCCACCTACCTCAAGCTCGGCACGACCGCCATCGTGCTCGCCATGATCGAGGACGGCTTCATCAGCGTCGACCTGTCACTGGAGACGCCCGTCGCCGACCTGCGCGCCTTCTCCCATGACCCGGGCCTCAGCCACACCGCGCGGCTGCGGGACGGGCGCCGGATGACCGCGGTCCAGATCCAGCGCGAGTACCTGGACCAGGCCCGCAAGTACGTCCAGGACCGCTACGGCACCGACGTCGACCTCGAGACGGCGGACGTCCTGGACCGGTGGGAGTCCACCCTCGACCGGCTCGACGAGGACCCGATGCAGCTCGCCGAGGAGCTCGACTGGGTGGCCAAGCTCAAGCTGCTGGAGGGCTACCGCAGCCGCGACGGGCTGGACTGGGGCCACCACCGCCTGCAACTCGTCGACCTGCAGTACTCCGACGTGCGCCCGGAGCGGGGGCTGTACAACCGGCTGGCCGGGCGCGGGCGGATGCGCCGCCTGCTCGATGACGCCGACGTGGAGCGCTCCATCACCGAGCCGCCGGAGGACACCCGCGCCTACTTCCGGGGACGCTGCCTGGCCCAGTACGCCGACTCGGTGGCCGCGGCCTCGTGGGACTCGGTCATCTTCGACCTACCGGGCTACGACTCCCTGCAGCGCGTTCCCACGCTGGAGCCGCTGCGCGGCACCAAGGAGCACGTGGGGGCGCTGCTGGACCGCTGCGCGACCGCGGCCGACCTGGTGGCCGTTCTCGCGGGAGGACGCCGCTGA
- a CDS encoding S1 family peptidase has translation MRTSPIFSALGATALTFGLIASPAPASADSPTDAPQGAPDRADTQSEALQRDLGLSSAEAKKLLANETKARKLERTARKAAGDAFGGAVYDQSSGKLTVSLTDASATEKVEAMGMRTRVVEHGEEQLDEVVDELNGAEDTAPAEVTGWYADLEDDSVVVTALPGETKAAKDLVADAGVDADTVRIEEASETPELYADIIGGLAYYIGNRSRCSVGFTATNSSGQHGFVTAGHCGNVGDRVTLGNGTGVFQYSRFPGDDMAFVRATSNLSPTNLVSMYNGSYREVRGSNEANVGASVCRSGSTTGWHCGTIEAKNQTVRYPQGTVYGMTRTTVCAEPGDSGGSYISGYQAQGVTSGGSGNCRGGPATTFFFPVNDILQQFNLDLYTG, from the coding sequence GTGCGAACATCCCCCATCTTCAGCGCGCTGGGCGCGACGGCCCTCACCTTCGGCCTCATCGCCTCCCCGGCCCCCGCTTCCGCCGACTCCCCCACTGACGCTCCCCAGGGCGCTCCCGACCGCGCCGACACGCAGAGCGAGGCGCTGCAGCGCGACCTCGGTCTGTCCTCAGCCGAAGCCAAGAAGCTCCTGGCGAACGAGACCAAGGCCCGCAAGCTCGAGCGCACGGCACGCAAGGCCGCGGGCGACGCCTTCGGCGGCGCCGTCTACGACCAGAGCAGCGGCAAGCTCACGGTCTCGCTGACCGACGCCTCGGCCACCGAGAAGGTCGAAGCCATGGGCATGAGGACGCGCGTGGTCGAGCACGGTGAGGAACAGCTCGACGAGGTCGTCGACGAGCTCAACGGCGCCGAGGACACGGCCCCGGCCGAGGTCACGGGCTGGTACGCCGACCTCGAAGACGACAGCGTGGTCGTCACGGCGCTGCCCGGCGAGACGAAGGCCGCCAAGGACCTCGTCGCGGACGCCGGAGTCGACGCCGACACCGTGCGCATCGAGGAGGCCTCCGAGACGCCCGAGCTCTACGCCGACATCATCGGCGGGCTCGCCTACTACATCGGTAACCGGAGCCGCTGCTCGGTCGGGTTCACCGCGACCAACAGCTCCGGGCAGCATGGGTTCGTCACGGCCGGGCACTGCGGCAATGTCGGCGACCGTGTCACGCTCGGCAACGGCACCGGAGTCTTCCAATACAGCAGATTCCCCGGCGACGACATGGCGTTCGTGCGCGCCACCTCGAACCTGAGCCCCACCAACCTGGTGTCGATGTACAACGGCAGCTACCGGGAGGTCCGCGGTTCGAACGAGGCCAACGTCGGCGCGTCGGTCTGCCGCTCGGGTTCCACCACCGGCTGGCACTGCGGCACGATCGAGGCCAAGAACCAGACGGTGCGCTACCCCCAGGGAACGGTCTACGGCATGACCCGGACCACCGTGTGCGCCGAGCCCGGTGACTCCGGCGGTTCCTACATCTCCGGTTACCAGGCGCAGGGCGTGACCTCCGGCGGCTCCGGCAACTGCCGGGGCGGTCCCGCCACCACGTTCTTCTTCCCGGTCAACGACATCCTCCAGCAGTTCAACCTGGACCTCTACACCGGCTGA
- a CDS encoding ubiquitin-like protein Pup — MATKDTGGQRHANRRDEDVEEVEANTDVQERNEKLDEEVDDILDEIDEVLEANSEDFVRQFVQKGGE; from the coding sequence ATGGCGACGAAGGACACCGGCGGGCAGCGGCACGCAAACCGCCGCGACGAGGACGTCGAGGAAGTCGAGGCGAATACCGACGTCCAGGAGCGCAACGAGAAGCTGGACGAGGAAGTCGACGACATCCTCGACGAGATCGACGAGGTTCTGGAAGCCAACAGCGAGGACTTCGTGCGGCAGTTCGTTCAGAAGGGCGGAGAGTAG
- the prcB gene encoding proteasome subunit beta, which translates to MSEAFEFGGRLPAAFMNPGTSSFSEFLGQVAPDLLPGGRELPQGTGTHLTPDATTIVALTFPGGVVLAGDRRATSGNVIANRDMDKLFRTDEFSAVAIAGAAGIGIELAKLFQVELEHYEKMEGRSLSLEGKANKLATMIRGNLPMALQGFVVVPLLVGYDVAREAGRIFSYDPVGGRYEEHRYHSVGSGSVYAKGSLKKLYSEDFGQQDAVFAAIQSLYDAADDDSATGGPDVHRKIYPLVDVITDEGHKRLPADEVERLATQVVEGRAQRPDGPTAPLH; encoded by the coding sequence GTGTCTGAAGCGTTCGAGTTCGGTGGTCGGCTGCCCGCCGCGTTCATGAATCCCGGAACCTCCTCGTTCTCCGAGTTCCTCGGTCAGGTCGCCCCCGACCTGCTGCCGGGGGGGCGGGAGCTTCCGCAGGGCACCGGTACGCATCTCACGCCGGACGCCACCACGATCGTCGCGCTGACCTTCCCCGGAGGCGTGGTGCTGGCCGGTGACCGCAGGGCGACCTCCGGCAACGTCATCGCCAACCGCGACATGGACAAGCTCTTCCGTACCGACGAGTTCTCCGCTGTCGCGATCGCCGGGGCGGCGGGTATCGGCATCGAGCTGGCCAAGCTGTTCCAGGTGGAGCTGGAGCACTACGAGAAGATGGAGGGCCGCTCCCTCTCGCTGGAAGGTAAGGCCAACAAGCTGGCCACCATGATCCGCGGCAACCTTCCCATGGCCCTTCAGGGCTTCGTGGTGGTGCCGCTGCTCGTCGGGTACGACGTGGCGCGCGAGGCGGGACGGATCTTCAGCTACGACCCCGTGGGCGGGCGCTACGAGGAGCACCGCTACCACTCCGTCGGGTCGGGGTCGGTTTACGCCAAGGGTTCGCTGAAGAAGCTCTACAGCGAGGACTTCGGCCAGCAGGACGCGGTGTTCGCGGCGATCCAGTCGCTGTACGACGCCGCAGACGACGACTCCGCCACCGGCGGGCCGGACGTGCACCGCAAGATCTACCCGCTGGTCGACGTCATCACCGATGAGGGCCACAAGCGGCTTCCGGCCGACGAGGTCGAGCGGCTGGCCACACAGGTCGTCGAGGGACGCGCGCAGCGCCCCGACGGACCGACCGCACCGCTGCACTGA
- the prcA gene encoding proteasome subunit alpha, with protein MPFYVSPEQSMKDKADYARKGIARGRSAVVLQYDGGILFVADNMSRTLHKISELYDRIAFAAVGRYNEFENLRLMGVRFADVRGYAYDRSDVNGRQLANTYAQVLGSVFSESNKPAEVEIVVAEVGDDADGDQIYRITFDGSVVDERGFLAMGGSADRVSSALKERFDKDASLSTALISAMHALKHENGEQRELEASSLEVAVLERDREHRKFRRIQGDRLTRLINEGHAAQDADQGAASGSDAPGEGDAS; from the coding sequence ATGCCGTTCTACGTCTCGCCCGAACAGAGCATGAAGGACAAGGCGGACTACGCGCGCAAGGGAATCGCGCGTGGCCGCAGCGCGGTCGTACTCCAATACGACGGCGGCATTCTGTTCGTCGCGGACAACATGTCCCGGACCTTGCACAAGATCAGTGAGCTCTACGACCGCATCGCGTTCGCCGCTGTCGGCCGGTACAACGAGTTCGAGAACCTGCGGCTGATGGGCGTGCGCTTCGCCGACGTGCGCGGCTACGCCTACGACCGCAGCGACGTCAACGGCCGCCAGCTGGCCAACACCTACGCCCAGGTGCTGGGCTCGGTGTTCAGCGAGAGCAACAAGCCGGCCGAGGTGGAGATCGTGGTCGCCGAGGTGGGCGACGACGCCGACGGCGACCAGATCTACCGCATCACCTTCGACGGCTCGGTCGTCGACGAGCGCGGATTCCTCGCCATGGGCGGCTCGGCCGACCGGGTCAGCAGCGCCCTCAAGGAGCGCTTCGACAAGGACGCGTCGCTGAGCACGGCCCTGATCTCGGCGATGCACGCCCTCAAGCACGAGAACGGCGAGCAGCGCGAGCTGGAGGCGAGCAGCCTGGAGGTGGCGGTCCTCGAACGGGACCGGGAGCACCGCAAGTTCCGCCGGATCCAGGGCGACCGGCTCACCCGCCTGATCAACGAGGGGCACGCCGCGCAGGACGCGGACCAGGGTGCCGCGTCCGGCTCCGACGCGCCCGGGGAGGGCGACGCCTCCTGA
- the pafA gene encoding Pup--protein ligase, producing the protein MERRIFGLENEYGVTCTFRGQRRLSPDEVARYLFRRVVSWGRSSNVFLRNGARLYLDVGSHPEYATPECDNLADLVAHDKAGERILEGLQVDAEQRLHEEGIAGEIYLFKNNTDSAGNSYGCHENYLVGRHGEFGRLADVLIPFLVTRQIICGAGKVLQTPRGALYCVSQRAEHIWEGVSSATTRSRPIINTRDEPHADAERFRRLHVIVGDSNMSEVTTLLKLASTDLVLRMIETGVVMRDYTLENPIRAIREVSHDMTGRRKVRLANGREASALEIQREYLEKVQVYVDRNGTDATGKRVLELWQRTLEAVETQNLDLVAHEIDWVAKYKLLERYRAKHGLSLSSPRVAQLDLTYHDIHRDRGLFYLLQRKGEMDRVIGDLKIFAAKSIPPQTTRARLRGEFIRRAQEKRRDFTVDWVHLKLNDQAQRTVLCKDPFKAVDERVEKLIAGM; encoded by the coding sequence ATGGAACGTCGGATCTTTGGCCTGGAGAACGAGTACGGCGTCACCTGCACCTTCCGCGGGCAGCGGCGGCTATCACCGGACGAGGTCGCGCGCTACCTCTTCCGCCGGGTGGTCTCCTGGGGGCGCAGCAGCAACGTTTTCCTCCGCAACGGCGCGCGCCTCTACCTGGATGTGGGCAGCCACCCGGAGTACGCGACCCCCGAGTGCGACAACCTCGCCGACCTGGTGGCGCACGACAAGGCCGGTGAGCGGATCCTTGAGGGCCTGCAGGTCGACGCTGAGCAACGGCTGCACGAAGAGGGCATAGCGGGCGAGATCTACCTTTTCAAGAACAACACCGACTCCGCGGGCAACTCCTACGGCTGCCACGAGAACTACCTGGTCGGGCGGCACGGCGAGTTCGGACGCCTGGCCGATGTCCTCATCCCCTTCCTGGTCACGCGCCAGATCATCTGCGGCGCGGGCAAGGTGCTGCAGACGCCGCGGGGCGCGCTGTACTGCGTGAGCCAGCGCGCCGAGCACATCTGGGAAGGGGTCTCCTCGGCGACGACGCGCTCGCGCCCCATCATCAACACGCGCGACGAGCCGCACGCCGACGCCGAGCGCTTCCGGCGGCTGCACGTCATCGTCGGCGACTCCAACATGAGTGAGGTCACGACCCTGCTCAAGCTCGCCTCCACCGACCTCGTGCTGCGGATGATCGAGACCGGCGTGGTCATGCGCGACTACACGCTGGAGAACCCCATCCGGGCGATCCGCGAGGTCAGCCACGACATGACCGGGCGGCGCAAGGTGCGCCTGGCCAACGGCCGCGAGGCCAGCGCGCTGGAGATCCAGCGCGAGTACCTGGAGAAGGTGCAGGTCTACGTCGACCGCAACGGCACCGACGCCACGGGCAAGCGGGTGCTGGAGCTGTGGCAGCGCACTCTGGAGGCGGTGGAGACGCAGAACCTCGACCTGGTCGCGCACGAGATCGACTGGGTCGCCAAGTACAAGCTGCTGGAGCGCTACCGCGCCAAGCACGGCCTGTCGCTGTCGTCGCCGCGCGTCGCCCAGCTCGACCTGACCTACCACGACATCCACCGCGACCGCGGCCTGTTCTACCTCCTCCAGCGCAAGGGGGAGATGGACCGCGTGATCGGCGACCTGAAGATCTTCGCCGCCAAGTCGATACCGCCCCAGACCACCCGCGCGCGCCTGCGCGGCGAGTTCATCCGCAGGGCGCAGGAGAAGCGGCGCGACTTCACCGTCGACTGGGTGCACCTCAAGCTCAACGACCAGGCGCAGCGCACCGTGCTGTGCAAGGACCCGTTCAAGGCGGTGGACGAGCGGGTGGAGAAGCTCATCGCGGGGATGTGA
- a CDS encoding FKBP-type peptidyl-prolyl cis-trans isomerase, whose product MRRRAAALAVPFSAVLLALSSCASIPEDWKTPAFLRSDSDQMDARLPSVTGKVGEAPKVDFKGKTPPGEQLSGVAKKGSGEGALIRNDDLLQVQIVDYQWTGKGKAEQKQSSYETGSPVLLKLEEMNDDLRKNLVNQPVGSRVVFVFPGQDPEEAKAMGQPSPEPGDSVSIVDVEKRYGKGDIVEGEQTTDGGDGLPTVPDAGHGTPDITIPEDTDPPKKLKTVDLIEGDGPEVTDEQQVVVQYTGVQWSDGKVFDSTWDKGGKPFTFAVGQGQVIKGWDQGLKGKKVGSRVMLVIPPDLAYGKDAGKRGAPEGTLVFVVDILGAVDSTPPPQADSGDEDDKKKDDEKDSKDKDDNSKKDDSDK is encoded by the coding sequence ATGCGACGACGTGCCGCCGCCCTCGCGGTGCCGTTTTCAGCCGTGCTGCTGGCGCTGTCCAGCTGCGCGTCGATTCCTGAGGATTGGAAGACCCCCGCTTTCCTCCGGTCGGACTCCGACCAGATGGACGCCCGGCTGCCCTCCGTGACCGGCAAGGTCGGCGAAGCACCCAAGGTCGACTTCAAGGGGAAGACGCCCCCCGGCGAGCAGCTCTCCGGTGTGGCCAAGAAGGGCAGCGGAGAGGGTGCCCTGATCCGCAACGACGACCTGCTGCAGGTGCAGATCGTCGACTACCAGTGGACCGGCAAGGGCAAGGCCGAGCAGAAGCAGTCCTCCTACGAGACCGGCTCTCCGGTGCTCCTCAAGCTGGAGGAGATGAACGACGACCTGCGCAAGAACCTGGTGAACCAGCCGGTCGGCAGCCGCGTGGTGTTCGTCTTCCCGGGCCAGGACCCCGAAGAGGCCAAGGCGATGGGACAGCCCTCACCAGAGCCCGGCGACTCGGTGTCGATCGTCGACGTCGAGAAGCGCTACGGCAAGGGCGACATTGTCGAAGGCGAGCAGACCACGGACGGCGGCGACGGCCTCCCGACCGTCCCGGACGCTGGGCACGGCACGCCGGACATCACCATCCCCGAGGACACCGACCCGCCGAAGAAGCTGAAGACGGTCGACCTGATCGAGGGCGACGGGCCCGAGGTCACCGACGAGCAGCAGGTCGTCGTCCAGTACACCGGCGTGCAGTGGAGCGACGGCAAGGTCTTCGACTCCACCTGGGACAAGGGCGGCAAGCCGTTCACCTTCGCGGTCGGCCAGGGCCAGGTCATCAAGGGCTGGGACCAGGGCCTGAAGGGCAAGAAGGTCGGCAGCCGGGTCATGCTGGTGATCCCGCCGGACCTCGCCTACGGCAAGGACGCCGGGAAGAGGGGCGCACCCGAGGGCACCCTGGTCTTCGTCGTGGACATCCTCGGCGCCGTCGACAGCACCCCGCCGCCGCAGGCCGATTCCGGCGACGAGGACGACAAGAAGAAGGACGACGAGAAGGACAGCAAGGACAAGGACGACAACAGCAAGAAGGACGACAGCGACAAGTAG